The window TACATGGCTATCCATCTGACTTTAAGTCAAAGAAGAAAGGTGGCTTTGGGACTGCTAACTTTGTTCAAGGTAATACAGGAAATTATCCCTCTGAAACCCTTAGTAGTAGCAATACTGGTCAAGCTGGTTCCACTGTCAACTTTGCAGGAATCTCTCAGATGCAACAGACTAATCAAAGCTTTCAAGCTGGCATCCCTCAATTTACTCAAGAACAATACAATCAAATTTTGCAGCTTCTAGGCAAGCAAACTGAATGTAGTGGATCAGCTATAACAGCATGTATGCCTTCCTGTGCTGATATTACTGAAATTTTGACTAAATGGATTGTAGATTCAGGAGCTTCAAGTCACATGGTAAATAGATATAATTTGTTGACTAATGCCAAGGCAATCTCTAATGACAAGGGGAAAAGTGCATTGCCTACTGGTAGTATAGCTAAGATTAGGCACATAGGTTCTGCTTATCTCCTAAAGGATCTAAATGTGTCTAATGTGATGCATATACCTGACTTCAAGTTCAACCTTCTATCTGTATCCAAGCTAACCAAGGAAATGAAATGGGTAGTTATGTTCTTCCCTGACTTCTTTATTTTTCAGGAGCTCTTCAGTGGACAGGTGAGGGGGATCGACAGAGAAAAAGATGGTCTATATGTGTTCAACTTTACAACAGGAGGTTCAGTTGTATCACAAGTTTCTGCAGAAGTCAAGGATTCAATTCCAAGACCTATACCTATTGTAAATATAATAAGAACTGATGAGTCAATAAGTGTAGCCTTGTGGCATAGGAGGCTAGGGCATGTACCTCTAGAAACTATGAGAAAACTGGAGTATTTTCACACTATTGAATGTAACACTAAGGACACTCATTGCACTGTATGTCTCTTAGCTAAACAAACAAGGTTATCATTTCTTATCAGTACTATTGTGTCTAAGTGTTATTTTGATACTATTCATggtgatgtttggggtccttacAGGGTCTCTACATATGATGGGAAGAGATATTTTCTAACTTTGGTGGATGATCACTCTAGATATACCTGGTTGTTCTTGTTGCCTACTAAAGCAGAAGTCATAGTGGTACTTAAATCTTTTTTTGCTATCGTATAGAATGTTCATTCAGCTTCAGTCAAGTACTTTAGATCAGATAATGGCTGCGAGTTCTTTAACTCACAGATGACTGACCTATTGCAATCCTTAGGGATTGTTCATCAAAGTTCATGTGTGTATACTCCCCAGCATAATGGGGTTGCTGAAAGAAGACACAGGTATATCCTTGAAACAGCTAGAGCTCACAGGTTTCAAGCTGCTGTTCCACTGAGATTTTGGGGTGAGTGTGTGTTTACTGCTGTCTATATCATATATAGGCTTCCTTCTGGTGTACTTCAAGGGAAATCCCCTTTTGAGATCATGTTTGGACATTCTCCCTCTCTGCAGCATATGAGAGTGTTTAGGTGCCTAGGATACATGACTAATGTTAAAAGGATAGAAAAGTTTTCTCCAAAAGCAGTTCCTGCAGTCTTTTTAGGCTACTCTACCACACAGAAGGGCTACAAAATGTATGAAATACACACTAAGCAATTTCACATCAGTAGAGATGTAGTTTGCTAAAAAGATATTTTTCCCTGTCAACACCTTAACTCTACAGGCTCAGATCTCTTTCCTATACTAGACTCCTTTACATTTCTCTCCATTCCACCTCCAGATAGTCCACACACTTCTATTCCTTCTTCAAATACTCCTTTTtcaaattctctcccaactactAAAGCTTCCTCACCTGTACACTCTGATGCAGGGTAAGTTTCTTATCTTGATCTCCTTGATGAGCATGTCACAAACAATGATACTTCTAGTTTGCCCCAAGAAGATTGTCCTGTTTCTACTTTaccttctactaaaacaagaaaatcagCCAAAACAAGCAGGCCTCCTATTTGGCTCAAAGCCTATGTCAGTCTTGGCAATGGGAATATCCATTATTGTTATCCTATCTATGACATGATCACTTATGCTAATGTGTCTCCCTTTTTTGCCACTGCTTTGGCAGTCTACTCAGCCATCACTGAACCTAAAACCTACAATGAAGCTATGAAAGACCCCAGGTGAATTATGGCAATAAAATGTGAGATTGCTGCTTTAGAAGACAATCACACATGGTCAGTAGTTGAGCTGCCTTCAAGAAAGACTCCTATTTGTTGTAAATGGGTATTCAAAGTCAAGTACACTTCCTTTGGCACAATGGAAAGATACAagtgtcgcgccccatttttttGCGAAaacgggtttcgacatgtgacaactcttttaaatgagtattaaaagagaagagtcgccaccgaTTTTGAAGTGCGTTAGGggacctatttgcaaataactctgtttgactagtctatgtcaccaaagatcgggtaagggctcaaattacctcaaagataaggtgttaggcactcttcgaggtctacaactgtgggtcccgaccgaactttaAATTATGTGAATTATGCAATTAGGCTgggtgatcaaataaataaaggaaaatttaGAAGTCGAAAAGTCTTATTAGAACATATGAGAATCAACATAAATCTTAATGACTACAAAGGATACAACTACATTAATCTATGTTAGATGACTGGGTGTAAAATACGTAAAGAAGGGAGGGtcttaagttttttagcctaaaggatcaccccgtgcaacataaataatacttcgtaaattccttaaggtaggggttgctcatattattcagcgggcatatactatcatcttctgctacccaattactatgctgaagttgtttacttaaaggcGCTTTGATTCAATTCTaaatcgtaccctatgcgtgcactacccgtcccatgcctttggtccaggaggctttggacctctattaaGTAGTTCTAGACTCagcttaggttgctcaaaatgataaaaactaggCGGCAATCAAAACAGATAGGACTTCACGTAAAGACAATTAAAGGCTCAAATTAGCTTtcacacataaacaacaaatgtACAAGGCAGTTTAGGCAGTACATATTTTAGGGAATTAAGACGCATTAGAGTTgtcaaatcctataggcataatttctaagcGATTCTGATCTCCAGCATCACACAAACATCACTGTTGTTTCTGACTAATAAATTCGCACATTAAAGGTGTTAAagagctcctataggcatgatctatAAATTATTCATGCAATGGGGCAGTAAAACTGTTGAAAGCTCAGAATTAACGACGTTTGATTTTATAAACGTGCTTTATAGACGTCTCATAGGCAGGATTGACAATTGAACttgattttataatattttatccctataggcatgtcatctaggaGGGGCAGTGCAATGAAAGTAACGGAAGTAGTCGATTGATTGATTaagatcctatagtcatgatGTCTAAAGGAGCAGCATGCTAAGAGCAATAGAAGCagttgattgattaattaattaaaaccctatagacatggtatctaggtggATATTAGCAAAACATGTGTtattgtatcctataggcatgctatctagaaGCGTCTAGTAGTACATATAGAAACAAATATAGCAATTACTTGAGCCAAcatattttgacaagttaagtgaagtgtgtgcgTGATTCCTATATGCATGCTTTCTATTAATGTACAACAAACTAAACTAAATAACATATAAGGCATGTTGAACGAAATAGTAAATAGAACACACagaccctatagacatgttttctacccttttatgAGAGCATTAGAATACCCTATCCCTTTTCACTAATCTCCCCCATCgtttatttacaaattattacacgaccaaagacaaaaaaagaaaaggaaagaaacaaactTAAAAATTACAGAACCAAGATGATTACATGCCCAACAAATAAGGCAGACTTAAGAAGAGTTAACCCTAACACTACCTGGACCTTTAGTAGACTCTTTCATTCGGATAGCAGGCCCGGATCCAAACCCTTCCCAAAAAATATGAGAGTATGCCTATTTGCAAAGCCCAAAGCCACACATGGACTCATATCCAGCCCAATATTGACCAATTTACCAAATAAATTAATAGACCATACATGGAAACCAATATCAAACATGCAAGAAAGCAATTGATGAGAAGCCTAATCATGCTGAGCATAACACAAAGATCTCAAAGTCCAAAGGTGTCATGACATGAAGACATATTATCTTAAAGTTAAATAGAACATGCAAACTCAGAACTTAAGCCAGTCGACTATGCATGATCATGGAACCTAAATGTATTGGGATTCAattagaagcataagcaataccAAAGAATGCAGGATTGACCAAGCATTAGAACAAATCAACAGGTTTGGTTAAAGCATTGCGACAACAAATATGGTTCATGTAAGTAGGTAAAAACAGAGTTCACACTAGGAGATTCAGAATTGCAGAATAGCTACAATGCAAGTAAAATTGCCAATGATTATAACACAATATTGGAGTCATATTGGTTCGAACAACATGGATATGCGAAGCACTGGAAACAAGCAAAAGAGGATATAATTGCAAAAGTCAAGACATTCACCACTTTGCATATTCAACAAACAAAATAGAATAGAAGTCTAAGTGTCAGAAACAGCTCGAATATCACCAAAAAGAGAACAACTAAAAGACCCAAatcctagtgcgtcagagttcacagGAGCGTCAAATTAGCCTCGAGCAGTGCTCGCACTAGGGAGGTCATTAGAGAGGAATCTGATGgcattggctttcagccggccaagagcaaTAGATTCAGAATAATATCGAGTGAGTGAGAATATGAGAGAATAACAGTGATCAAGGTCCGTTAAAGGGGGTTAGGGGagaggtttatatagtagtaaaatttaacgaacaaataaggaaacataattaatcaaacacaaaaataaggaaagaaaagcaTGTAAAATCAATTCAGAATACATTTAGGAGAAAAATCAGGTAAACCCtagttcaagaaggagaataCAAATAGTCAGAGATCTCACTAAATCGGACCCATACAGCCTGGTAATGAGTGTATACAGACGAAATATCATCTAGATTTAAACAAAATGGAGCTTGATTCCTTCGATTCGGAGCCTAACACTTGCCAAAAATAGGCGAGTACTATGAGATACCAAAATCGTGTAAGAAACAATAAGACAGAGCATAAATGGAAAGGGAATCATGGAGCGATTCAATGTTGAGGTCGGAGTTGGACATAATAAGGGAGGCGGCTGCTAGGGATTGAGATGAGAGGAGAAGAGAGGATTTATGAGCGACAGTCTTAGAGAAATGGTAGGGTTTCGGGTGGGTTTGGTTAGTTTAAAGCAGAGGGATGATTGTGGGCTATTGATCTTGAGAGATCGACAACTAGGATTAGAAGAAAACAGAGCGGGTCGTTGTAACGGGTCCCAACCGAGTTTGGGAgaggggtcatttggtttgggccAAATGAGGTTGGGCTAAGGATTGGGGATCTCTAGGCCAGTGATTTGGGTTTGTTTGGTCCAAAATTAGCCCAAAATTTGGGCAACAAATTAAATACACGAAAAATTATAAACAAAtatttataaaaagtaattaacaaacaataaaaatattgttTATGTAGTAAGAtgcttgaaaataataatttaacattgtaaaaatatgaaattctatTTGGGtacaaataatgtaataaaaatataattatgcacatcatataggctattattgtaaaattatgtaaatagctttaaaatataaatatacttatataaaataaagtaaaatattttgaaacatatatgatgatgaaaataataacttTGGATAATTAAGGTAATCACAAAAGAATTTAAgggtaattaataattattcaaataatttaaatgcaagaaaatcaattttaaagcttttttAAAAAACctttttaataaaaactatagaaaatacttgtataactcttgtaaattaagtaacgatgcaaaatgatattttgaaactatatatactatttgaaaaaaaatatgagggcataattgggtatcaacagttgcccctctttacctgggaatgatgaaagagttgtcgggtaaagaaaataaatttttgtccgaagtgagtgaggaacgatgtatttttaaaaaatgggagccgaaccctggttcttgagttgcctacatattcctGGTACTTTtggaatcaggtcgtgtgtagttctggatccaacagcgaacgaaaccgatggagttgttataagagtggTCATATGCTTCGAAAAATAGATCTTTTGGATAGGGTAGTGTCGTAGGTAACGACTAATTTAGGTGGAGCCGTGAATGCAAATTTGAACGTTACAGATGTATAAGGAAAATATTTGAACGGTTATGGAACAAAGGGTAATCAATTGCTGACCATCAGTTACATTTGAGGTGATCGAAGGATGTGAACATTGTGAACGGAAACCAGAGCGAGAATTGCTCCTGTTTGTAGAACGATTACCTTccgagttacctgcaaaacttaaaacatggTGCATAcgaatatatatgggttattgcgaaaatttaaacatgatgcaaattccctttgaaCCATGAAGGTTGCCTtcggatgatgaggatgatgtccttagaccatgatgtcctgggccatgaagtgtatgataaGGGATTTGCCGGCCATAGAATAGTatcctcgggccatgaaaatggtgcctctagactatgatgcctttgaataatgatatgcaatttcgagagatcctccggccatggcatgatgtcttcgggctatgaggatgatgccctcAGACTATGACGCTTTCGGACAATATggtgatgtttcagcccatgagatgcaaagataCGGTGATATCGATCGTTTGATAGAGGAAACAAGTAATGCTTAGTCATATGCGAGaatagggctgcttatcgggcggattgggcggttaattactcttaacggtttggcttaacaGTTATCGGCTTTttaatgtattaatccgctagccacccgataagatatcgggcggattggtatcggtttagttcttatcgggcggttatcgggcagtttatcggcctaattcaatctatattacgtgcattaattatttgttgaccgcctagcatacaaattcagaataggaaattacacattgagtccagacatacatgtTTGTTAGtgcctacataagaatgatgtagtgtAGAGTGAAAAAAACAGAACACATTGTAGTCTATATTACATCCCAAAGCAGACTATGAAATGATGTAATTAAGGAAAAAGTAGTTCTAATGGATATGCCACTGTAACTCTTGCTAGTTATAACATGGATCATACAAGGATATCAAATTTCATTGAGATAACTATGTGATTGCCTGGGTTTAGATGCAAAGGAACAATTTCAGTAGTTTAGCTCATTAAATATAATGGTATCtaagcttttattaatttattcatAGCACAAATGAAGCAAAATTACAATAAACGTGCGgtccttctctttttttcttgttcATTTCTCTTAGAAAGGTAacaatatattaataattaatacAAAGGATGTGCTGGAGCCATATTTACaattttaaaaagcaaaaatataagCTTGCTCTTCATACTAGGGCACTAAGATACAGTGCTGGAAGCTTGTAAGTCGATGAGATAGAGTAATGCGGGTGGCTGCTGGAGTGCTGGTT is drawn from Nicotiana tabacum cultivar K326 chromosome 22, ASM71507v2, whole genome shotgun sequence and contains these coding sequences:
- the LOC107787023 gene encoding uncharacterized protein LOC107787023; this translates as MAINTEDSRTTPADATAAPIIDQHHPLFLQPSDTPGSSLISVKLTGPANYTLWSSTMHIMNSVSDELLSDTVYISSAHKVWMDLKEIFDKVNGSRVLFLHKQIATLTQGISSVSTYFSKLKELWAEFDALMPCLGCGCEESKKYVEHVEYQRFLQFLMGLNETYSQSSNQILNMSSRPSINKAYSMIISEESRRVLAQPLQVTKVHDVTALFSSKGANSFVAQLNNKSNIGHNHTYLGDGMTHTGATTLFSNKNNAGSGYNFFGGNNHSVSNYRSRKDSLHCDYCNFKGHTRENCYKLHGYPSDFKSKKKGGFGTANFVQGNTGNYPSETLSSSNTGQAGSTVNFAGISQMQQTNQSFQAGIPQFTQEQYNQILQLLGKQTECSGSAITACMPSCADITEILTKWIVDSGASSHMVNRYNLLTNAKAISNDKGKSALPTGSIAKIRHIGSAYLLKDLNVSNVMHIPDFKFNLLSVSKLTKEMKWVVMFFPDFFIFQELFSGQVRGIDREKDGLYVFNFTTGGSVVSQVSAEVKDSIPRPIPIVNIIRTDESISVALWHRRLGHVPLETMRKLEYFHTIECNTKDTHCTNVHSASVKYFRSDNGCEFFNSQMTDLLQSLGIVHQSSCVYTPQHNGVAERRHRYILETARAHRFQAAVPLRFWGECVFTAVYIIYRLPSGVLQGKSPFEIMFGHSPSLQHMRVFRCLGYMTNVKRIEKFSPKAVPAVFLGYSTTQKGYKMYEIHTKQFHISSDLFPILDSFTFLSIPPPDSPHTSIPSSNTPFSNSLPTTKASSPVHSDAGLPQEDCPVSTLPSTKTRKSAKTSRPPIWLKAYVSLGNGNIHYCYPIYDMITYANVSPFFATALAVYSAITEPKTYNEAMKDPR